The DNA region ccagggtgaggcggttttccagccatccagctattcgtctccccgccgggcactcctttcccggttgccaggtagggtggtaggcaTTGAAGTCGCCTCCGATGATCGCTGGTCTGCCGGGGTGCCAGCTTTCGACcaggtcgagcacctcgtcgtcgccaagtctgtccctgTATAGGCTGACCCAGACTATCCCTTGGGCTTCTACCGCGCAGGCGTCGCGGTGTCCCGCGTGTCCCAGGCTCTGTTGGGTCCCcttgtgtgtctttttgatgtataCCATCGCCCTGGGGGGTCCCGCGTTCCAGTCTTCTGTTGGCGTGTAGTGCTGGTATcctctgtgggttttggtcattcttctgccgtcctgggttcgtgcccatggttcctgtaccaaaatgacgtcggcagtcctttcccacgccatattgaggagggcgtcgtgTGCCCCTGGTCTTCTAGCCACGTTGGCCTGTAGGAAGGAGAGCCCGGACTTTCGTCCGTTTTGGCCGCTCTCCTGGGCTCGTTGGGTCTCACAGGCATGGTTCTGTggccggggggttggtcgttgcgggttgggagtcggtgttccttccttccgctgGGTGTGCCGCCGCGTACAGGGCCTCGCCTACCTTGcgtatggccttgagctgcctgttggttggtttcttgaggacgccccctctgtccttggtctggccgggcaCGCTCCAAACTCTGCCTTGTGTGGTccgtggcagttggcgcatctcggtggcctggcgcagggccctggtgggtggtcagtTCCGCAATTATTGCATCTGGCTTGTCTATCGCAGATGCGTGGGTCGTGGTAACCTTGGCATCTGTAgcactggttggcttttgcgcttctggtgatctttctggccggcgggctgccaaagagtctgaagtggtcagggacgggtttgatgaaggatacgacccagtcggcgtgagtgtcgtcgggtagggcgtgtttcgacttcttcgccgagaccggtttggccttggtggcccgtaggatctcgtcttccatgaggtcgttggtgtcgatgctgccgtcaaggccgttGACCGTCTTCGGTACCCTGGGAACTACGTAGGTGTGCCAGGTGGCCGATTCATCAAGCTTTGCGCCGTGTGTGGTCAGGGCTGGCGCTAGGGCGAGTAGTTGCGtccgcgccttcttgtcggctgggacgatcgcgaagccagtgtcgacttgtttggccgagcggatgaggctgagtgggGCCCCGAGCTGTCGGCAGAGTGCGACTCTGAAGCCCTCCGCTGATGCCTGTCTCCACGGGTGGCCGTCGGGGAGCCTTACGAAAAGGCGGTCGTCCTCtcggttggccttgttgttgcggcccacTGTTTTCCAGCCCGCTGTTGGATCGGGGGCGTGGGCAGTCAGGCTGGTGACACTTGTccgcgcgctgctggcggcttggctgccgctggcCCCGCTCGTCGCCACCTGGGCCCACGTGACGCTGGTTGCGTTGCTGCCCGTCGGGGTCTTGGTAAGtttgggggtctttgaggggccccgggcctctgtcgctgggctggtgctcctggttgtacttgtcgaggagttcttggaatcgaagctggtcgaccaggcgcTGCGGGCCGAGCCGGGCGCACCGGTGGTTCCGTCGATGTCCTTGAGGATCCTGAAGAGCCAGAGGACCTTTTCTTGGCAGAAAGAAGCCCACCCGTTTGGGGTCCGTTCAGCTGTCTTGTCAGGGCGTCATTTAGGCTCTGCGCCATATCCCTGAGGACCTCCTGTCTTTGGAGCGCTTGTGTCCTGTCGTGTTCCATGTCCTCGAATAGGGACTGTATCTCTGGACTAAGGGAGACTTTTCCGGCGTGTCTgctgtcctcgaggcccCGCGCGTTGGGCCTATCCAGTCCGAGGGGACAGcctctgtctgggttgtcaggggccgttgccttgcgtgggcgcgacggcagtgggtgagggggtagtgtccctgcggtcctcccggtcggggtgggagtggccggtctggtcgttgggaggagtctcccatctcttcgtcccttctgagggcggcttcgtcggcgaagAGGCTATCCTCCCTGCGGTCCGCGTGTGAGGGGCATTGCTCATTTCGACACGGGTCGTCGTAGCAGGAGCCTgcgcaggccaggcagccctcgcagttcCACAGGCAGTTGGGGGTCTGGGCGCCTGGTGCCGTCATTTTCGCGTGGGTTTTAGCGACTAGTTCTTCCGCGagtcgccgctgctcgagcgtggcttgttcagccgggacgttgttgtcgaaaagcACTGCTTTCCAGGCTTCGGAGAAGCCTAGGTAGATCTCGtgcttcgagttgttcgagaggCGGTAGCCTCCtggggccgtcgaggccatcgtcgtcgtggtaggtggggatgcggcttgtgtaagggggggggagtaatgagggtattcagaaaagagggcttccaaggccctaGAGGGAGTAaccagctcctgattggtcgattcttcctagaaaaatatttttcaggGAAAGGTGTGACTTCCTCTAGGAGACGTGAGCAGAAGAGCTTGAAACTGTAAATAGCCTAGCATACTTGGCCCTGTGAGGTTGCATACACCATCACTCACCAGCCCTATTGGCCTCACAAGCTGCGCCTAGCTACAGGGGTCTTTTTCAGCTGCTGAGGCCTCACCGCACGCAAATCCCCCAAAGATGTTGCGCTGTCCCACCTCGCCAGTGATGGCAATCCCACCGCCGTCCCGACTCATCGATCGGAGAAGTCATCTCGCTGATACCATCATATCGCACAACAAGGATAAGGTGGCCTCTcggtgaagatggcgccTAGTTTGTTTGGGAAAGTGAAATCCAAGGGCAGAAAGTGGTTGCAGGCCGCTCCCCGGGAATCCTCGACTCCTTCGCCACAAACACTtttgccaacatcatctcggCCTGCATCCCAACTAGCTACTCGACCGACATCTCAGCCAACGTCTTCTCCACCTACCTCGACGGATACCAATACCTCATCGCTGCCGAGCCTACAAGAGCGACTTTGGAATGAGGCCTACGATGGGGTCAAAGCGAGCGAGCCCAAACTGGTCGGGGCGTACGAGAAGATCTTATCAACTGAACTGCATGGAGACGACCCAAGCTCTGTTACTCCCGAATCAACAGACAACGAGATAGGAGAGACCCCGGGGACACGAAGCGGCCAAATGCAACAGCTGGTTCAGGCTGGACTGGATCGAACGCAGAAGCAAGCGTCCATCAAGCGAGGCATCGACGAAGGCTTGCAAGCAGTGCAAGAAGTCAGGAGAGTAGTAGACAAGGCGGTGCATGCCGCTCCCGAAGCCGCCATCGCCTGGGTCGGCGTCTGCCTCGGACTAGAGGTGTGTGTGATCAGCTTTTCCAACTGAAGAGAGAACGGTGGATGATCCCATGCTGACAGTCGATAGATCCTTTCGAACCCCGTAACCGAGGCACGCGACAACCGCAAAGGCATCGTCTACGTCCTGTTGAGAATAGAGTGGTACTGGAACTTGGTGTCCCTGCTTCTCGACGAGAACAAGGCCGAGCAATCTTCTGCGGGACTGCGAGCCCAACTAGAGAAGCATGTCGTGCAGCTCTATGAGAAACTCCTCGCGTATCAGATCAAGAGTGTCTGCCTCTACCACCGCAACTGGGCAGCCGTCATCGGAAGGGATCTGTGGAAAATCGATGACTGGGCTGGCCAGCTCAACGAGATCAAGGAAGCCGAGGCTGCCGTGCAAAGAGACATGGATCAATACAACAGCGAGGACAGCAAGATACAGCTTCGGAAACTCATCGACGTCGCAGGTGCTTTAGAGAAACAACAGGAGAAGAGGCACCAGGACGACGGGGACAAGCAATGCCTGAGAGACCTGCGCGAGACTGACCCTCGCAACGACAAGACGCGCATCGAAGACACGAAGGGCGGCCTGCTTAGGGACTCGTACCGCTGGATTCTTGACCACGCCGACTTCCAGCGATTTCGCGACGATCCGCAGAGCCGGCTGCTCTGGATCAAGGGTGACCCTGGTAAAGGCAAGACCATGCTCCTATGCGGCATCATCGACGAGCTAAAGAAGGGACCCAACAGTCTCTTGTCCTATTTCTTCTGTCAGGCCACTGAGGCTCAACTGAGCAATGCGGCGTCTGTGCTACGTGGCCTCATctacctcctcatcctccagcaACCATCGCTTATTTCGCACGTCCGGTCAAAGCACGATGTTGCGGGCGAGAAACTCTTCCAGGGCATCAATGTCTGGGTGTCTCTGGTTGAGATATTCACGGACATGCTGAAGGACCCGACCTTGAAAGACGCAGTCTTGATCGTTGACGCCCTTGACGAGTGCACCACCGATCGGCCCAAGCTTCTTGACTTCATCATTCAATCGTTGACGATATCTTCATCCCGGGTCAAGTGGATCGTGTCTAGTCGCAACTGGCAGGATATTGAGGAGAAACTCGGCCGTATAGAACAGAAGGTCAGGCTTCAGCTCGAGCTAAACCAAGACTCCATCTCTAAGGCTGTCGACACATATATTGAGTgcaaggtggaggagctggtaGGTCTTAAGAACTACGATAAGAAAACAAGGGACACCGTTAAGAACCACTTAACCTCCAATGCTGACGGCACCTTTCTCTGGGTGGCCTTGGTTTGTAAAGAGCTCGCAGACCCCAAGGCCCGAAAGTGGCATACGCTCTCTAGGTTGCAGTCTTTCCCCCCTGGGCTGGATTCTCTATATGGCCGAATGATAGAGCATATCCGTGATTCGGAGGATGCTGACCTTTGCAAGGAGGTTCTGGCTATTGCCTCGGTAGTGTATCGACCTGTCACCTTGGATGAACTGAAGGTTCTTGCTGAGTCACTTGAGGATATTGACCCGGACGACCTGAAAGACATTATTGGCTCCTGTGGCTCTTTCTTGACCCTTCGGGAGAGCGTTGTTTACTTTGTGCATCAGTCGGCGAAGGATTACCTACTCAGCAAGGCATCCTGCCACATCTTGCCTTCTGGCACCGCGCACCAGCACCATACCCTTTTCTCAAGGTCGCTAGCGGCTCTGTCAGAGGCCCTGCGACGCGATATTTACGGCCTAAGCACCCCGGGATTCTCCATCGATCAGGTCTCGCTGCCCAATCCTGACCCATTGTCTTGGATCCGATATTCATGCATCTATTGGGTCGATCATCTCGTCGATTCCAATCCCACAAGCAGCCATATGGATCTTCAGGATAGCAGCGTTATTCATGGATTCATCCAAAAGAAATACCTGTATTGGCTAGAATCTCTCAGCCTCTTACGCAGCATGTCGGAGGGAGTCCAGGCGGTGTACAAACTCgaggctttggtggtgagttaATGTGGGCATACACCAGAGACGACCTAACATGTTTATAGAGAAACACGCGATCACAAAAACTGGCAGAACTACTTCGAGACGCGCGCCGGTTTATCCTTTCTCACAAACGGCCGATCGAGATTGCTCCATTGCAGACCTATGCGTCGGCACTCGTGTTCAGCCCCGAACGCAGCCTCATTAGAGAACTCttcaagaaggaagagccaAATTGGATGATACTGAAACCAAGAATGGAAGCGGATTGGAACGCCTGCgtgcagacgctcgagggccacgGCAGCTCGGTGAACTCGGTAGTGTTctcggcggatggccagcgtctCGCGTCGGGCTCGGGCGacaagacggtcaagatctgggacgCGGCCACGGGCGCGTGCgtgcagacgctcgagggccatggcggttgggtgaggtcggtggtgttctcggcggatggccagcgtctCGCGTCGGGCTCGGACGAcgagacggtcaagatctgggacgCGGCCACGGGCGTGTGCgtgcagacgctcgagggccacgGCAGCTCGGTGAGGTCGCTGGTGTTctcggcggatggccagcgtctCGCGTCGGGCTCGGGCGacaagacggtcaagatctgggacgCAGCCACGGGCGCGTGCgtgcagacgctcgagggccatggcggttgggtgaggtcggtggtgttctcggcggatggccagcgtctCGCGTCGGGCTCGGACGACAAGGcggtcaagatctgggatgcggccacgggcgTGTGCgtgcagacgctcgagggccacgGCAGCTCGGTGAGGTCGGTAGTGTTctcggcggatggccagcgtctCGCGTTGGGCTCGGGCGacaagacggtcaagatctgggacgCGGCCACGGGCGTGTGCgtgcagacgctcgagggccatggcggttgggtgaggtcggtggtgttctcggcggatggccagcgtctCGCGTCGGGCTCGGACGACGAGACGGTCAAAATCTGGGACGCGGCCACGGGCGCGTGCgtgcagacgctcgagggccacgGCGGTTGGGTGAACTCGGTAGTGTTCTCagcggatggccagcgtctCGCGTCGGGCTCGGGCGAcgagacggtcaagatctgggacgCGGCCACGAGCGCGTGCgtgcagacgctcgagggccatggcagcTCGGTGAGGTCGCTGGTGTTctcggcggatggccagcgtctCGCGTCGGGCTCGGGCGAcgagacggtcaagatctgggatgcggccacgggcgTGTGCGTGCAGACGTTCGAGGGCCACGGCAGCTCGGTGAGGTCGCTGGTGTTctcggcggatggccagcgtctCGCGTCGGGCTCGGACGAcgagacggtcaagatctgggacgCGGCCACGGGCGCGTGCgtgcagacgctcgagggccatggcggttgggtgaggtcggtggtgttctcggcggatggccagcgtctCGCGTCGGGCTCGGACGacaagacggtcaagatctgggatgcggccacgggtGAGTGCGTGCATACACTCGACGTTGGGAGAATATTATATCGTCTTTCATTCGATCCAAGGAAAAACTTTCTCCTCTCTACGGACATTGGACTTCTAAACCTGGATCACCCGGCTCTACAGCCTGCCATTGATGATCAGTCGACTGTAATAACCTTACGTGGTGTTCGCCATTCTAGCTGGGGTCTAAGCACCGACGGTGTATGGATTGTTAAAGATGGAAAGGAGATGCTTTGGCTACCTCCGGACTATCGAGGGGGGAAATACGCTGTTGTCGGATCAACGGTCGCTATCGGGTGTCGTTCAGGTCGTGTACTAGTGATGAAGTTCTCTTAGAGCGGAGGCAGGCATAATTATCTTTTTGGTCACAAGCAGCCCTTTTTCAGTTCTCAGTAGTGACCTACGAAATTGGTTCTGTTTGATTTGGAAGCAGGAACCCCGGCCAGCAACTATTTCCTACCTTGGCTGGCTAGCCCTGTATTTATCGAGCTTCAGATGTGCTATTAGAAAAAGTCAGCAtcatttctttctctttaATTTCCTTTTAACTTTGTTCTCGGAGGGTCGTAGGGGCCGAGAAATATTTATAGTAGAGTGGACTGCGGCGTTCTTGCCTTCCAGACCTAACGAGAACTGTCTAGTACCAGGA from Podospora pseudocomata strain CBS 415.72m chromosome 3, whole genome shotgun sequence includes:
- the NWD1 gene encoding NACHT and WD40-domain containing NOD-like receptor 1 (EggNog:ENOG503Q43U; COG:A), which codes for MAPSLFGKVKSKGRKWLQAAPRESSTPSPQTLLPTSSRPASQLATRPTSQPTSSPPTSTDTNTSSLPSLQERLWNEAYDGVKASEPKLVGAYEKILSTELHGDDPSSVTPESTDNEIGETPGTRSGQMQQLVQAGLDRTQKQASIKRGIDEGLQAVQEVRRVVDKAVHAAPEAAIAWVGVCLGLEILSNPVTEARDNRKGIVYVLLRIEWYWNLVSLLLDENKAEQSSAGLRAQLEKHVVQLYEKLLAYQIKSVCLYHRNWAAVIGRDLWKIDDWAGQLNEIKEAEAAVQRDMDQYNSEDSKIQLRKLIDVAGALEKQQEKRHQDDGDKQCLRDLRETDPRNDKTRIEDTKGGLLRDSYRWILDHADFQRFRDDPQSRLLWIKGDPGKGKTMLLCGIIDELKKGPNSLLSYFFCQATEAQLSNAASVLRGLIYLLILQQPSLISHVRSKHDVAGEKLFQGINVWVSLVEIFTDMLKDPTLKDAVLIVDALDECTTDRPKLLDFIIQSLTISSSRVKWIVSSRNWQDIEEKLGRIEQKVRLQLELNQDSISKAVDTYIECKVEELVGLKNYDKKTRDTVKNHLTSNADGTFLWVALVCKELADPKARKWHTLSRLQSFPPGLDSLYGRMIEHIRDSEDADLCKEVLAIASVVYRPVTLDELKVLAESLEDIDPDDLKDIIGSCGSFLTLRESVVYFVHQSAKDYLLSKASCHILPSGTAHQHHTLFSRSLAALSEALRRDIYGLSTPGFSIDQVSLPNPDPLSWIRYSCIYWVDHLVDSNPTSSHMDLQDSSVIHGFIQKKYLYWLESLSLLRSMSEGVQAVYKLEALVVS